One genomic segment of Sminthopsis crassicaudata isolate SCR6 chromosome 4, ASM4859323v1, whole genome shotgun sequence includes these proteins:
- the CMTR1 gene encoding cap-specific mRNA (nucleoside-2'-O-)-methyltransferase 1 isoform X3, whose product MGFREGEGLGKHSQGRKDIVEASNQKGRRGLGLTLKGFDQELDVDWRDEPEPSICEQVSWFPECTTEIPDTQEMCEWMTVGKRKMIIEDETEFCGEELLHNVLKCKTVFDDLDGEEMRRARTRSNPYEMIRGVFFLNRAAMKMANIDFVFDRMFTNPKDSSGNSLLKDRSPELLYFADVCAGPGGFSEYVLWRKKWHAKGFGMTLKGPNDFKLEDFYAASSELFEPYYGEGGIDGDGDITRPENITAFRNFVLDNTDRKGVHFLMADGGFSVEKQENLQEILSKQLLLCQFLTGLSVIRTGGHFVCKTFDLFTPFSVGLIYLLYTCFERVSLFKPVTSRPANSERYVVCKSLKSGIDDVREYLFKVNNRLNQLQKSELDVNLVVPLDVIKGDPEFTDYMIRSNESHCSSQIKALAKIYAFVQDSTLSEPRQAEIRKGCLQLWGIPDQARVALSSSDPKSKFFELIKGTDIDIFSYKSTPLNNKTLDKIRCVLDYRCMVSGSEPKFLIGLGKSQIYTWDGRQSDRWTKLDLKTELPRDTLLSVEIVHELKGEGKAQRKISAIHILDALVLNGHDIREQHFNQRIQLAEKFVKAVSKPSRPDMNPIRVKEVYRLEDMEKIFVRLEMKVIKGSHNMLRLSYTGRDDRHFVPTGLYIVRTTNEPWTMAFSKSCKRKFFFNKTTGFSTYKMPLDAIAPFHICYYGRLFWKWGDGVRVHDSQKCQNPEELSKDDILSFIRVHSV is encoded by the exons TGATACCCAGGAGATGTGTGAGTGGATGACTGTGGGAAAG AGGAAGATGATAATTGAAGATGAAACTGAGTTTTGTGGGGAAGAACTTCTACACAATGTCCTGAAGTGCAAG ACTGTGTTTGATGACTTGGATGGAGAAGAGATGCGTCGAGCCCGGACCAGGTCCAATCCCTATGAAATGATCCGGGGAGTCTTCTTCTTAAACAG AGCAGCAATGAAAATGGCCAATATTGACTTTGTATTTGATCGTATGTTTACGAATCCTAAAGACTCTTCAGGG AACTCCCTGTTGAAGGACCGGAGTCCAGAGCTTCTGTACTTTGCTGATGTGTGTGCAGGCCCTGGAGGCTTCTCTGAGTATGTGCTTTGGAGGAAAAAGTGGCACGCAAAGGGCTTTGGAATGACCTTGAAAGGGCCCAATGACTTCAAACTGGAGGATTTCTATGCAGCTTCCAGTGAACTCTTTGAACCCTACTATG GTGAGGGTGGAATTGATGGAGATGGAGATATTACTCGACCAGAGAACATCACAGCTTTTCGAAATTTTGTTTTGGATAACACCGATCGCAAGGGTGTACACTTTCTGATGGCTGATGGG gGCTTCTCTGTAGAGAAGCAAGAAAATCTGCAGGAAATCCTCAGTAAGCAGCTGTTGCTATGCCAGTTTCTTACAGGGCTGTCTGTTATCCGTACAG GAGGCCATTTTGTCTGCAAAACCTTTGATTTGTTCACGCCATTCAGTGTGGGACTCATATATCTGCTGTACACCTGCTTTGAACGTGTGTCTCTTTTTAAACCTGTCACCAGCCGACCTGCCAACTCAGAGAG GTATGTGGTGTGTAAGAGCTTGAAATCTGGGATTGATGACGTGCGGGAATACCTCTTCAAGGTAAACAACAGGCTCAATCAGCTTCAGAAGAGTGAATTGGATGTCAACCTTGTTGTCCCCCTGGATGTGATCAAAGGAGACCCTGAATTTACTGACTACATGATCCGATCCAATGAGAG CCACTGCAGCTCACAGATCAAAGCCCTGGCCAAAATTTATGCCTTTGTCCAAGACTC GACTCTTAGTGAACCACGCCAGGCAGAAATCCGGAAAGGTTGCCTTCAACTTTGGGGG ATTCCAGATCAAGCCAGAGTTGCTCTCTCTTCTTCAGATCCAAAGTCTAaattttttgaattaataaaG GGCACCGATATTGATATCTTTAGCTATAAGTCTACTCCACTCAACAACAAAACCCTGGACAAGATTCGCTGTGTTCTGGACTACCGCTGCATGGTGTCAGGGAGTGAGCCGAAGTTTCTCATTGGCTTAGGG AAATCCCAGATCTACACGTGGGATGGCCGCCAGTCAGACCGCTGGACAAAACTGGACCTCAAGACAGAGCTGCCCCGGGACACACTGCTCTCAGTGGAAATTGTTCATGAACTGAAAGGCGAG GGCAAGGCTCAGCGGAAGATCAGCGCAATCCACATCCTAGATGCACTGGTGCTGAATGGCCACGATATTCGGGAGCAGCATTTTAACCAACG GATTCAGCTTGCTGAGAAGTTTGTAAAAGCTGTTTCTAAACCCAGTAGGCCTGACATGAACCCCATCAG agTAAAGGAAGTGTACAGACTGGAAGACATGGAGAAAATTTTTGTCAG GCTAGAAATGAAGGTCATCAAGGGATCACATAATATGCTGCGACTCAGCTACACCGGACGGGATGATAGACATTTTGTGCCCACTGGCCTTTACATTGTCAGGACTACGAATG AACCCTGGACCATGGCATTCAGCAAAAGCTGTAAGAGGAAGTTTTTCTTCAACAAGACAACAGGATTTTCTACCTATAAAATGCCTCTGGATGCCATCGCTCCATTTCA CATCTGCTACTATGGACGCCTCTTCTGGAAGTGGGGCGATGGTGTCCGAGTACATGACTCTCAGAAGTGCCAGAATCCTGAGGAATTGTCTAAGGACGACATCCTCTCCTTCATTCGGGTACACAGTGTCTGA